One window from the genome of Castellaniella sp. MT123 encodes:
- a CDS encoding enoyl-CoA hydratase yields the protein MPEALVRREARGRAGLITLNRPKQLNALNDAVMDQLGAALLALEEDAGIGAIVIAGGTKAFAAGADIDVMADWSFMDVYQTNFITRNWETIRQIRKPVIAAVSGYAMGGGCELALACDIVIAAGSARFALPEIKLAMLPGAGGTQRLPRAIGKAKAMDMCLSARMLDAAEADRYGLVSRVVPDAELLDHALTLASQIAAFSLPALMAIKESINRAWESPLSEGILFERRALYERFASDDAHEGMHAFLEKRTPTFHHR from the coding sequence ATGCCCGAAGCATTGGTCCGAAGGGAAGCCCGCGGACGGGCAGGTCTTATCACACTCAACCGTCCGAAGCAGCTCAATGCGCTTAACGATGCCGTGATGGATCAGTTGGGCGCGGCGCTGCTTGCCTTAGAGGAAGATGCTGGTATCGGTGCCATCGTCATTGCCGGCGGGACCAAGGCGTTCGCCGCGGGCGCCGACATCGACGTCATGGCGGACTGGTCCTTCATGGACGTCTACCAGACCAACTTCATCACACGCAATTGGGAAACGATCCGGCAGATTCGCAAGCCAGTCATCGCCGCAGTGTCAGGTTATGCGATGGGCGGCGGGTGCGAGCTGGCATTGGCGTGCGATATCGTTATCGCCGCCGGGTCGGCACGGTTCGCACTCCCCGAAATCAAGCTGGCCATGCTGCCGGGCGCAGGAGGTACCCAGCGGCTTCCACGCGCCATCGGCAAGGCGAAGGCCATGGACATGTGCCTGTCGGCGCGCATGCTCGATGCCGCCGAAGCCGACCGCTATGGTCTGGTGTCTCGAGTGGTCCCGGATGCTGAATTGCTTGACCACGCCTTGACACTTGCCAGCCAGATTGCCGCATTCTCCCTGCCTGCGCTCATGGCCATCAAGGAGTCGATCAACCGTGCCTGGGAGAGCCCGCTCAGCGAAGGCATCCTGTTCGAGCGACGAGCACTCTACGAGCGCTTTGCCAGCGATGATGCCCACGAAGGCATGCACGCGTTTCTGGAAAAGCGCACACCCACCTTTCACCATCGTTGA